The following are from one region of the Rhinoraja longicauda isolate Sanriku21f chromosome 11, sRhiLon1.1, whole genome shotgun sequence genome:
- the LOC144597830 gene encoding 2-5A-dependent ribonuclease-like: MTAALDPEALGKKLQDLCGSSSPDVTEVERLIAEGGLVDFDHDHDDRGTPLFLAADKGNEQLVELLLKNKANVNYQTKNHGWSPLHTSIQSNHEKVVHLLLEHGADPHLRKKNGTTPFITAAIVGQVSLLQLFLSHGADINEADANGFTAFMEAALYAREDALRFLFDRKADVNKHREVSDAKKKVGRGGKTALMSAVEEGHENIVNILLDEMHADVNAVDNLGRTALIFALKERSKSIVEILLKHGAPVNYIDNNKETPLSTALKNDNLDSDVMEILIKCKPNINIPDQDGKTPLILAIQNDFTTVVELLLEDSNVDIKAQDKSGQNALMAAVKKKNAMLTERLCKMGADVSCTDAAGNTPIMMAKRLYATEIIKILNQYIKNIKPNVGSSSKWKKCSKRWHTKLEKLQKVACTPIGNLKLSRIEDFKITTDNTTEVYLGFHNCETEVAVKFHRRFDEKASTEKHCLTEPKIKASNLFTRLVSCETDEYCEYLCLDLYEYNLEEYVLQQPKEIQLNPPDIMQQLIKALQILHTAKFAHRDLHPSNVLIDVENRIHLADFDKSVYFGNNPAVTISSKGKWEASEILQKLEQLQTPTFEASELFTADLQALGRLLHFLVTQGKDPYENKDLCENQPSLDKELCNPGNAEVRDFIERLLAPAETRITLQEAEQHPFLWKEAEKSKFVQDLANEDVVTKRKQDSELVQILNKAGKNKERSFHKWTGEIDAEVLDDMNMGQSKKRTVKNVYTDNTNDLLKFIRNLTQHFNEKNESIKILVGSPETYWLCRFPDFIISLYNAVKDTEWKRHFPNQQRQLLLPTAPPSGGSAQDC, translated from the exons ATGACTGCAGCATTGGATCCAGAGGCACTTGGAAAGAAACTTCAAGACCTCTGTGGTTCTTCAAGTCCAGACGTCACAGAAGTGGAACGATTAATTGCTGAGGGAGGATTGGTTGATTTTGATCATGATCATGATGACAGAGGAACCCCTCTTTTTTTAGCTGCAGATAAAGGAAATGAACAGCTTGTTGAATTGCTCTTGAAGAACAAAGCCAATGTTAACTATCAGACTAAGAATCATGGTTGGTCACCGCTCCATACTTCTATACAATCAAATCATGAAAAGGTTGTGCATTTATTACTGGAGCATGGGGCAGACCCACATCTCAGGAAGAAAAATGGAACCACACCTTTCATTACTGCTGCGATAGTTGGCCAAGTGAGTTTGCTCCAGCTGTTTCTGTCCCATGGTGCGGATATCAATGAGGCAGATGCCAATGGCTTTACTGCCTTTATGGAAGCAGCATTATATGCCAGGGAGGATGCCCTACGTTTCCTGTTTGATCGCAAAGCGGATGTGAACAAGCACAGGGAAGTGTCTGATGCCAAAAAAAAGGTGGGCAGGGGTGGAAAGACTGCACTCATGAGTGCTGTGGAGGAAGGTCATGAAAATATTGTTAACATCTTGTTAGATGAAATGCACGCAGATGTTAATGCAGTTGACAATCTCGGCAGAACAGCTTTAATTTTTGCTTTGAAGGAACGCAGCAAGTCAATTGTGGAAATTCTGTTGAAACATGGGGCTCCTGTAAACTACATAGACAATAACAAAGAAACACCTCTGAGCACCGCTTTGAAAAATGATAACCTGGACAGTGATGTGATGGAAATACTAATAAAATGTAAACCAAATATAAACATTCCAGACCAAGATGGGAAAACACCCCTGATTCTTGCAATACAAAATGACTTCACGACGGTGGTTGAACTGCTGCTGGAGGATTCCAATGTTGACATCAAAGCACAAGACAAATCTGGGCAGAACGCTCTCATGGCAGCAGTGAAGAAGAAAAATGCCATGTTGACGGAAAGGTTGTGTAAAATGGGAGCTGATGTTTCCTGCACTGATGCTGCTGGGAATACACCAATAATGATGGCCAAAAGACTGTATGCTACTGAAATTATAAAAATATTGAATCAGTACATAAAGAATATTAAACCAAATGTAGGATCTTCTTCCAAATGGAAAAAGTGCAGTAAACGTTGGCATACAAAACTGGAGAAGCTGCAGAAAGTTGCATGTACTCCTATTGGGAACCTTAAACTGTCTAGGATTGAAGATTTTAAGATTACCACAGACAACACAACTGAGGTCTATCTTGGTTTCCATAACTGTGAGACTGAGGTGGCAGTGAAATTCCACAGGAGATTCGATGAAAAAGCTTCAACGGAAAAGCATTGCCTCACAGAGCCGAAGATCAAAGCAAGCAATCTGTTTACTAGACTGGTGTCTTGTGAAACAGACGAGTATTGTGAATACCTATGCCTGGATCTCTATGAGTATAATCTGGAAGAATACGTGCTTCAGCAACCTAAAGAAATTCAACTGAATCCCCCAGATATTATGCAGCAGTTGATCAAGGCTCTTCAGATATTGCACACAGCCAAGTTCGCACACCGGGATTTGCATCCGTCAAATGTCCTCATAG ATGTTGAAAACCGTATTCACCTGGCAGATTTTGACAAGAGTGTGTATTTTGGTAATAATCCAGCTGTGACGATATCATCCAAAGGGAAATGGGAGGCTTCTGAAATCCTTCAGAAACTGGAACAACTGCAAACACCAACTTTCGAAGCGAGTGAGCTGTTCACAGCAGATCTACAG GCTTTGGGACGGCTACTGCACTTTCTAGTAACTCAAGGAAAAGACCCTTATGAGAATAAGGATTTGTGTGAGAATCAACCATCCCTTGACAAGGAACTGTGCAACCCCGGGAATGCTGAAGTCCGGGATTTCATAGAGAGATTGCTCGCTCCGGCGGAGACCCGGATTACCCTCCAGGAGGCTGAGCAACATCCGTTCCTGTGGAAAGAAGCAGA GAAGAGCAAGTTTGTCCAAGACCTTGCCAATGAAGACGTTGTAACAAAACGGAAACAGGATAGTGAGCTAGTACAGATTCTGAATAAGGCTGGCAAGAACAAGGAAAGATCATTTCACAAGTGGACAGGAGAG ATTGACGCTGAAGTTTTGGATGACATGAACATGGGTCAAAGCAAGAAGCGAACCGTGAAAAACGTTTACACGGACAACACCAATGATCTCCTGAAATTCATAAGAAATCTGACACAACATTTCAATGAAAAAAATGAAAG TATCAAGATTTTAGTTGGAAGCCCCGAGACGTATTGGCTTTGCCGTTTTCCAGATTTCATCATCTCGCTCTACAACGCTGTGAAGGACACTGAATGGAAACGCCACTTTCCAAACCAACAACGGCAGCTCCTGCTGCCAACAGCGCCTCCCTCTGGTGGTTCTGCACAGGACTGTTGA